The genomic interval AAATGTTAACTGGAAATTATATATAACTTTACTAATTGCAAGTATCTTTGGAGCGATAGCTATATGGCCCTATACTTTCACCAGCATGGATTTACTTCAAAATTTACAAGTACCATTGTACGTATTTTTAGCTGGTCAGATTATCCAGACCATAATCATGTATGCTATCATCATATTAATTGGCCTTTATCTTGCTAAAAAAGTTGGGCTTGGTCTCCCAATCCTTGAAGGATGGCTTGAAGGGAGGGAAGTTAAAAACTATTTGAAATCCATACTTGGAATATCCATTGGGCTTGGATTATTTGTGGGTATCCTGATAGTTGGCCTTGATTATCTGTTTTCCTTTGCGGGTGCGACAATCAATGTAACTCAAGCTACAGTAAATCCTCCTGCATGGCAGGGATTCCTTGCATCTTTTTATGGTGGAATAAACGAAGAAATCCTGTTAAGATTATTCCTAATGACCATCATTGCATGGATAATCTTTAAGATCAAAAAAACAAAAGAAGGAAACCCAACAAGCACCGGTATGTGGTTAGCTATTGTTTTAGCTGCTGTCCTCTTTGGCGCCGGTCATTTACCAATAGTGATGGCTATGACCACACTCACACCCATGGTAATTGCCCGTACCATTATTATAAACGCTATTGGTGGAATTATATTTGGATGGCTTTACTGGAAAAAAGGTTTGGAATCCAGCATGATATCTCATTTTTCTGCAGATATCGTTTTGCACGTAATCGTGCCATTGATGGTGCTGATTTAAGCTAGTTATCCATTTAAATCTTTTCTTTTTTTTAAAATTTTCACAATTCTTAATTGATTCACAATTCTTAATTGATTCA from Methanobacterium sp. Maddingley MBC34 carries:
- a CDS encoding CAAX amino terminal protease family (PFAM: CAAX amino terminal protease family_SP); this translates as MEIKTKKTKGNFISKNVNWKLYITLLIASIFGAIAIWPYTFTSMDLLQNLQVPLYVFLAGQIIQTIIMYAIIILIGLYLAKKVGLGLPILEGWLEGREVKNYLKSILGISIGLGLFVGILIVGLDYLFSFAGATINVTQATVNPPAWQGFLASFYGGINEEILLRLFLMTIIAWIIFKIKKTKEGNPTSTGMWLAIVLAAVLFGAGHLPIVMAMTTLTPMVIARTIIINAIGGIIFGWLYWKKGLESSMISHFSADIVLHVIVPLMVLI